In a single window of the Elaeis guineensis isolate ETL-2024a chromosome 6, EG11, whole genome shotgun sequence genome:
- the LOC105047178 gene encoding laccase-11, translating to MAFSFYGSILLLSAFLIFMSLPAEAAIKNYQFDVVLKNVSRLCHAKPIVTVNGRFPGPTIYAREGDRVVINVTNYAQYNISIHWHGLKQFRNGWADGPAYITQCPIQSGRSYTYDFNVTGQRGTLWWHAHILWLRATIHGAIVIMPKEGVPYPFPQPHAEAELVLGEWWHADVEEVEKQGNMLGLPPNMSDAHTINGKPGPLFPCSEKHTYAMEVEWGKIYLLRIVNAALNDELFFAIAGHSMTVVEIDAVYCKPFTTSAIVIAPGQTTSVLVKADKNPGRYFMAARPFMDAPIAVDNRTATAILQYKGIPTTIVPILPQLPAPNDTEFVNDFLDKLRSLNSPQFPANVPLSVDRHLFYTASLGVDPCPTCLNGTRLTASLNNITFVMPTIGLLQAHYFNIKGVFRLDFPDKPATTFNYTGAPLTANLGTSLGTRLSRIPYNSTVELVLQDTNLLAPESHPFHLHGYNFFVVGRGIGNFDPKKDPAKYNLVDPPERNTVGVPTGGWTAIRFRADNPGVWFMHCHLELHTTWGLKMAFVVENGNGTEQSILPPPKDLPPC from the exons ATGGCCTTCTCCTTCTACGGATCCATTCTTTTGCTCTCGGCGTTTCTCATTTTCATGTCACTACCAGCCGAGGCTGCCATAAAAAACTATCAGTTTGAT GTTGTACTTAAGAATGTAAGCAGACTATGTCATGCTAAGCCAATTGTCACAGTCAATGGGAGGTTCCCTGGGCCAACCATCTATGCCCGAGAAGGAGATAGAGTCGTCATCAACGTTACAAACTATGCTCAATATAACATATCCATCCACTG GCATGGATTGAAGCAGTTTCGAAATGGATGGGCTGATGGTCCAGCATACATTACTCAATGCCCGATTCAGAGTGGAAGAAGCTACACCTACGATTTCAATGTTACAGGACAGAGAGGAACATTGTGGTGGCATGCTCACATCTTGTGGTTGCGAGCCACCATCCATGGTGCGATCGTGATCATGCCGAAGGAAGGAGTTCCATACCCATTCCCACAACCTCATGCAGAAGCTGAACTGGTTTTAG GAGAATGGTGGCATGCAGATGTTGAAGAGGTTGAGAAGCAAGGTAACATGCTTGGGTTGCCACCAAACATGTCGGATGCCCACACCATCAATGGAAAGCCAGGACCTCTCTTCCCATGCTCAGAGAAAC ATACATATGCAATGGAAGTTGAATGGGGCAAGATCTACCTCCTTAGAATCGTCAACGCTGCCCTCAACGACGAACTCTTCTTTGCGATTGCCGGGCACAGTATGACTGTGGTTGAGATCGATGCAGTCTACTGCAAGCCCTTCACCACAAGTGCCATAGTGATTGCGCCCGGCCAAACCACTAGTGTTCTTGTCAAGGCTGACAAAAACCCTGGTAGATACTTCATGGCCGCTAGACCCTTCATGGATGCCCCAATCGCTGTAGACAACAGAACTGCAACTGCTATTTTACAATACAAAGGCATTCCAACAACCATTGTCCCCATCCTGCCTCAACTGCCCGCACCAAATGATACTGAATTTGTTAATGACTTCCTCGACAAGCTCAGAAGTCTGAATTCTCCACAATTTCCTGCTAATGTGCCTCTCAGCGTCGACAGGCATCTCTTCTACACAGCTAGTCTGGGCGTCGATCCATGCCCGACTTGCTTGAATGGAACTCGACTCACTGCATCCTTGAACAACATTACCTTTGTGATGCCCACAATTGGGCTACTTCAAGCACACTACTTCAACATCAAGGGGGTGTTCAGGCTAGACTTCCCCGACAAACCTGCAACAACGTTCAATTATACCGGTGCACCCCTCACAGCAAACCTTGGCACATCCTTGGGCACCAGGCTGAGCAGGATTCCTTACAATTCGACAGTTGAATTGGTGTTGCAAGACACAAATCTCCTGGCACCAGAGTCTCATCCCTTCCATCTCCATGGTTACAACTTCTTTGTTGTTGGGAGGGGGATCGGAAACTTCGACCCGAAGAAAGACCCAGCTAAATATAACTTGGTCGATCCACCAGAAAGAAACACAGTTGGTGTTCCTACAGGAGGTTGGACTGCAATCCGGTTTAGAGCTGATAATCCAG GTGTTTGGTTCATGCACTGTCATCTGGAGCTCCACACCACCTGGGGGCTCAAGATGGCATTTGTTGTGGAAAATGGAAATGGGACAGAACAATCCATCTTACCTCCTCCCAAGGATCTGCCACCATGCTAG